The genomic window ACTTTGATTGACATTTTTGAACAGTGGGCCAAAATCTACTTTCTAAAAGCTGGTTGTTTTTTGCTTAGAATTACATTAGTGAGATGCAGAAGCATTAGGAAGAATTCATTAACCTCCTCGTTGACCAGGAGAGCGCTGTTAAGGCAGGCTGCTGTGGACCGATGGCGATGGCCTAGCATGTAGGTGTAATGTTTGCTAGCTCACAATGGGGAAAAAGCTCCGTTCATTGTAGCCCTTCTTTGGCGGGAGTAAAGAAAAAATTTGGTGTTTTCACCCCCAAACAGCCAGTCATAGTTTCCAGTCCAGAGTAAGATTGTCAACAAAAATCGCAACGATTAAATATAAAGAAGCTGATTGGCACAATTAAATACAGTTTGAGTTACTGTGGAACCAGAAAGTTGTGGCTGGTTTCCCACAAGAGCTGCTGAATCCGGGGGTCAAATGTCAGTGGGGTAGTGACGTCTCGGCGGCCATTGGCCCAGTAGCCTCCTCCGCATTCGCCTTCCAGTGCTGGTGACAGAGCAGCGTACAAGACGGTGGCAGCACCCTCAGTAGGAGTCTGTGGGAATGAAAATATACAGAGAGCCTCGATTTACAATTTGTCAGAATAaaattggtttatgttttgtacGACATTGTGGTATTTTCATACACACATAAAATTGGGGTGTTTTGGGAGgaggcttggaacggattaatggctTTCAATTCATTGTAGTGGGGAATATTGATTTGACATACAATTGAGTTACAAGCATGGCCGCAGAACAAATTACAATCATAAGTCAAAGTTTACATCAAACTGTAAACATGTTATTTGTTAGGAAGAGAGGCAGAGGTATTGTAATGATAAAGTGATTAGATACATATTTAACCATCCTCCAAATTCTCAGCTCCTTGTTTGCTCACTATTATTTTTTAGTTGGGGTAGCTTGAGAACCTAATTATTCATATTTTCTATCCGGAGATTAAGTCCgtttgtgtgtgacaatcatttatTGAAATGCTTGAAACTAAACTTATCTCGCATTACACCAGGGCAAACCGTaaaatcttttgtttttttcgtaCATATCACTCTGTGCTAAGTTGAATGTTGTGGCATGTTAACACTACTGTGGGGACTTTTCCTCAGGTTGATTataatattacaaaaaaaaccaGCTTCTTGGTTGCatggttgttatacttgttaaatCTTTCCGTTTGAGATGTAAGATGTTGTGACAGGCAAGAAAAACTGTTTGTGCATTGCAATGTTGGCCGCGaatggtgagtgtgtgtgtgcgtgttaacAACTGGcatgcatgagtgtgtgtgattaatgtgtttgtgtatgAGGGGCAGAACCACCCCAAAGGTTGTGCTCACAGGCAAGTCCCCGTGACAATTGCAGTTTGAATTCAAACACGCACACAAGTCTCCTTACATTAAATCCCGAACAGTAACAGTAGCTCGTGGCCTCAGCTTCAAGCTACGCAAGGATCGTTTTCAAATTTAACGCAACGTCAACACACTAGATTTTTAGAagcgctttgtttttctgtgatgGGCTCACTTTGTGTATTTGTATTAGTATGCATGCAGGTGACGTACCCTGAAAAGCAAGCGGGCCACAACACCATGTGCCAGGCGCAGGGGCGTCCAGAGGTGGCGGTAGAGAGACGTAGCGACCACGCCAGGGTCAACGGCGCACGAACTGACGGGGAAACCTCCCTGCTCCAGCTCCCGATGGAGGTGGGAGCTAAATAAAAGCTGCGCCAGCTTACTTTGACAATAAGCGGCGTGGGCTGAGTAGCACTGTCTGCCGAGCAAGAACGCTGTCAGACATTTGACACGGGTCTCTGCTTGTTCGTGTGTGTGCTAATCGAGTGAAAACCTACCTGCTATTCAAGTCATCGAGTCGGATCTCGCCATTGCGGTGTGCAGAGGAGGAGACGTTGACCACCCTTGAGAAGTTGTCCGATTTGCCGCTGAGCTTTAATGTGTCCAAGAGCAGCAAAGTCAATAGGAAGTGGCCCAGATAGTTCACACCAAAGTGCACTTCGAATCCATTCTCGGTACAACTCTCGGGAACTAGCATGACACCCGCTACACATGCAAAACAAACATATTAGAAAATGAATATACTGAGGGATATTTTACTTTCTTCTGTGAAAGAAAAATAGTtagcgtattttccacactataaggcgcacctaaaaacctccaattttgttATAAGCCGGCAGTTCGCCTTATaataaggtgcgccttatatatggaccaatattgagtcactacagcaggcgtgtccaaagtctagcccgcgggccaaatgtatatatcttatatgtggacaatgttttaaaatgggccattataatctggtgcgccttatacatggacacagttttaaaatgggccattcattgaaggtgcgccttataatccggtgtgctttatagtgcggaaaatacggtacactgaATTGCAGATGTCCACAACCGACACTCACCATTGTTGACCAAAATATTGAGTGGTAAGTCGTGTTCCTTGAAGCTCTGGACAAACTGACGGATAGACTGCAGAGATGCTAGGTCCAGTTTTTTAAACTCCACTagagagaaaacacacacacagaaagagACGCACGTACATGAGAGCCATTGCAAACGGATTATTTCCGCTAACCATTTAGCCGGTAAGACATCAAAGAGTTTTCATCATCTTTTCCAGCCGCCTGTTGTTGCATGGCCACTTTACATTGAAACCTAATTCCTGTTCCTATCATAGTGTGACACGCTATTAGATGAGGTTTAAGGTATGAGAGGGCATGGGACAAGAGCTATAGAAAACAGATGAATGGATTAAATCGAAAGGCCAAAATCGGACATACACAAACATGTAAAAACGAAGAACCAGTTTTCAAAACATCGAGAGCAAAtatgtttgtgtgagtgtgtgtgcatgtgtgtgtcccaTCTGTCAGCGCTCCCCTGTCTCCTTCATTGGCCTCCCCAAGGACCCCTGTCAAGAAAAGCCAGTCATATCGAGAGAGCCCAATGGGAGCAAAATGGCATCGATTGGACGGTTCTTGCTGGTGTCAGGCTGCTTTTAATTCCTTTCTAGATCTTCTCTAAGCCTCGGCTTCCTCTACGCTGCAGTCAAacactctgctttttttttttttttaaaggaataaTTTTGAACTGACAACGGTACTGCTTTTGAATATAAGAATCTCTTCGGCCCGATTCAACCACGCCGGTAGATATAAACTGCGGTGAGCAGATGTCCTCTTgtcctcaataaaaaaaaaaaatctttcacatCTAAAATGTGATTATTCTTCCAATTGCACAATTAGCCTAAGAAATTAGCAAAGCTaatttaatttgcatttttgttGATATTGTTCCAAGAAGACCAAAGCTAacttcaaattattattttttttttaccagttttgatgacacacaaagaaaaataaaatcattaaaGCACAGTAATTCACCATTGAATCATGGCTAGACGAAAACTAGCCTCGCTTTCATGTTCTTGCTGACTCAGCATCTCCTAATCTTTCTGTctctcttcaaaaaaaaaaaaaatacaattactcCATTGGTTATCTCGAAGCTTTATTATTTGATGACCATGTGGAACAGCTATCTCGTCCGATAATGaccgtgtcttttttttctggggAATTTTCACGCTCGTTTGGACATTTTGTGAACATTTTGAGTGCAACTTTCACTTCATCGTTGTCGCCGTAGATCTTAGAGCTCAATGTTTTCCCGAGACTACTTGTGCTACATTTCGAGTAGTTTCAAAAATTATactgcattgaaaaaaaaaaacaaagcacctTTTTCCTTAGCCATTATAGATTATATTTTGTGACTATGTACTGTGACTAAATGGGGGTAAAAAATATAACCACTTTGAAACGTGACAGAATTTCTTGACAATTACAAATTGGAATAGGCAAAGCAAGACAATCAGGGATGTTACAGATGACTTGAGCTGATATCAGCATGCTGATGTCTCCCCGAGATAAACTCATCAATCTGCGACTCGGTCTCACAAATAGCACAGCTTacaaaataaattacatttttcccgatttctcaaagatggAATGTATAAAATGCAGAAAGAAATACATGAGATTATTGCAACCATTTGCTTTGATTTTATCAATATTTCCTTTTGAAACATTGTCGCAAGGTCAGTGATGGACAGCAAACTTGaagtaatattttgtttttacaagCTCAGCTGTTTTTTGACACAGCCTGCCAGGAATATCTGGACACATCCAGAGTAAACTACCCTGAACAGCCGCTAATTAATATGAAAGTTGGCTTCCAGCAGCACCTTATTAGACTTCAATTTATGTCTTTCATCTTCCTGCACCTGTCAAATATCTTCAACGCAGGATGAAATAATTTTCTCAGATCAACGCGGGAAAAAAAGATGATGGACGACGGCGCCTGTGTCACTTAGCATAAATCCACCTGGCTACAAAATGCATCTTGTGACCCGGTTGTGGCCGTAGTAAATATGATTAAGCTGGATTACATATAAAGCTGATATTAAAATGTGCCACCCTGTAAACACACCACATTTGTCCTCCCGCTCACCACAATCTCATTTTACATTCAAAACACATATTTTGTGTTTAATAGTGTGCCTGGTCTCTCACCACCAAATATTGAGATATAATATTGATCCTTATAATTCAACAGTGCCAACAGGAAAAGGAACAATGAACTCGCCCCTTTGAGAGCCCCTCTAAAAATTCAGACAAGGAAGTAAATGGTTTCACTTGGAGATGTCTGATAAACAACGCGGAGATAGTGAAGAATATTACATCTGGGCCCCGTGCCAGCATTCACTCCTCCACTGGCTGTTATTATTCAGCTGATGTAGCAGACAGGAGGCGGGCGGCGTGACGGTCAATGCCCGGTTTGCCGTGTTAATGCAATGACACTTTCCTAAATCAAGACCGGTTGTGTCTTTCAGCTGCAATTATTTGCTTGCAAGAACAGCCatcttttatttggaatgcaagTGATTACATAAAATGGATGACAGGCAAACCTTTTAAGTCCACTGTTGAGTATTTTGGAATGAGAATATTTTTTATCATGATAATACAAATAACAAATTTCAACTTTTtactaaatgtaaaaatattttgaattgtcAGAACTCGCTCGTAGCAGTCATCTACGATGCTCATTGAACTGTGCTTATGCTAAGAGACATTACTTgtcacacagaaacacacacacacacacacacatacatatgcactgGTTTTCTCGcttcacatttttttaatccaagCTTTTGGTTTGAGGGGGATTGTGTAACTTTCAAGTGCAGCGTGACTAAAGTTAGTGGACAGACAGAGCTCCCTGTGGCAAATATGCATAAGTACCTTATATCTGTGTCTAGCCTGTATTTGTGTGCCTGAATAATCCAAACTAAATTGcttcgtaattttttttttttcatgtgaacCAAAGATGCCACTGGGTTATTCATTCAAAAAATTGGAAAATTGACCTACTGGACTATTTGGAGTGAAAATGTTAGCATTTAGCAATATTTGCATTATTGAACGCTAATTAGACCCTTTTATCACTTACAATAAAAAACTGCAGTTCTCAATTTCAAAAAgcttgacacacaaatttgcacATTAATTGTTGTTAAACAACAGTCACAGAAGCAGATCATGTTTTTCATGTGCGGGTCTGTGCTCAAAACTACAAACGCAAAAATAGCTTTGCCCCTTAAAGAGATGAAGGATCATATCAAATTGATTTAATCAAGGCCAATATATTTGGTGCAAATACCAGGAAGCGTGCCAAAGGGAGTTTGGACAGAGATGTTAAGTGCGCCGCCGCACATACTAATGAGAATCCATTACCGGCTCATTCAaccacaaacatacacacattttCATTCAGTGCACAAGCATCTGGCAGCAGTCACCCCCTTGTCCCTAATGCCTCAGTGCCTGCCAATTACAAAAGAAGTGATCAATCCCGCCGCAGTCTCGTTCAAGGAAATCGACTTCAATGACACGAGCGACATTGGTTGCCGACGCTGAGCTTGACAGCCACTGACGGGGAAGTAGGACTGTTGCCAACCGGTCTTCAGCCGCTTTTGGATTCAAGAAATAGAaatatttaggaaaatgctcggAATGGAAACTagaattcattgaataaatgttcCCGCCATTTTTGAATGTGTGCCGCAATgctgaaattttgtgaaatttcaaTGAAATGTATAAACACCAATGGGAAAGCTCTTAAGTGTTCCTGTTTTTATTCACAGACATGCGCACATGTTCACCTTTAGCCTCGTTGTACTCTTTGTGGATCCTTCTGATGGATGCCAGACCTTGTTGTTCATCCCTGCAAGCTGAGAAAAAAAGGACGCAAATTAACaaaagatagattttttttttctgccaagaAATTGGTGAttagctttggaaaaaaaaaaaaaagcaaccaatTCAAGACTACCTGCGGAGCTCTGATGAGCTCTAATAGTTCAATAACTCCTAATTGGATCAAAATGAGTTGAAGAGTTCTGTGAGCAATATCTCTCGAAAGTTTGCAAAATGAACTCTATTTGGTAGagcaatgtgaaaaaaaaatgtctgacatTATTCCGATAGTTCCACTGCTTAAACTATCAGGCAGGGACTAAGCGTTTTCTCAAAAAGCGTTCTGAAGATTATATTTGTCATAAAAGGAGGATTTACTGTGCGGTTGTTGAATTATACTGCATTGGTTTTGCCTCATAAATGCAAAAGTGAGAGGATGTTGAGCATCCCGAGGTTGATGCTTGTGCACGCTTACTTTCCCAGCACGAAGGAGGTCATTTCCCATGCTTGCGAGGATTGTTTCATTTGCGAAAATAGACCCCTATTTCCAAAGTCAATGTGTACATTACTGGTTGAAAGCGAAAACACTCACACAGCAGCTTGAATCTTCACAAATTCCAATCAAGTCACATGATTGGAATTTGTTTTGGGGAGAttagatttgtgtgtgtgtgtgtgtgtgtgtgtgtgtgtgtgtgtgtgtgtgtgtgcgtgtgtgtgtgcgtgtgcgtgtgtgtgtgtgtgtttttgtgtgtgtgtgtgtgtgtgtgacaaaaccATAGAGTACACAAATGCACCTTTATTCTGAATTAATTCTACTGACTTTGCAGTAAATACAACTTGAATGACTAAAGCTGAGCCTTATTTTGATTTCAAGCTTGTGATTGGAATGAAGAACGTTGTATTAACCTTGAAGTAAAGAGATATGAGGCCTAacaaaatctttaaaaaaaataaaactataaaataaaaatgaaatgtaaaatatataatataaaataaaaaaatatctgaAGGCGCTCTGTTTTTATCCAGTTATCTGCTGTACTCATGCTGTTTACATGGCAGCAAAGTGGAATATGATACCGTACCTATGATAACATGTACCCCCAGTTTGGACATGTGGCGGGCAACCTCATAGCCGATTCCCctgcctcctcccgtcactatggcaaCCTTGCCATCTTGTCTGGGCATCACTggcagaggcagaagaggacacATGGTTATCAGATGGAATGTCACGAGATAAGGATGACATCATTTGGAGGAGATTTTAAAGGCATGTGAGGTGACTGTTAAATATGTGGCAAGAATTTGTGGTTGTTGAAATATTCAtccgtgcattttttttttcatcgttATCGTAAACTGGAGCTTGTAGTTGACTTTGGACGATATGCGCACACCAAATCGGTTGCGTCAGTATCGTACGAACGTGTCGTAAGAGTGAAGCTAATACGTAATAACTATAAACTGTGCTGATTGGCTGATAAATAAATGACTGCAACCAATGGGCGTCTTATGCGTTATTTCAAACCAACCTGCATTATGAAAACAGGCCATTTAAACTTTGCCCGGAGTGACAACAAAAGCAGACGAGGCCACGTTGACAGCAATAAGAAATGTTACACCTTTCCCCTAAATTTGGCATAAATACTGCAGTAAAAGAATTAAATGAATCATATACGGCTGGGACCGGTAGCGAGCTGTCAAACACGAACCAGCAGCAAGACTGAACCAACCTGGCAACTTGAAACGCTTGGTAAACAGCTGAATCACAAGAACCTTCAAGCCGAGCAGGTACAGCTTGATAGCTGACACCAAACGAAATATTATAGAAGAGATCATTATATCGGTTGTTTTGATTGAGCCGTGCACAGTACAAATCGTAGTTAGCTTGCAgacggagagagagaaagaagagCGGCTACGTATACGAGCGAGTGTGTGGGACGCGTTCCAATATGAAGTTGGCAACCTCTCGCGTCCTTCCTCGCTTCCTTCCTCTCAATAATAACACGAAGACACATTTTTAAGCTACAATATTTCATTTTAGGGCCATGAGAAGACTAGCTCAACTGTGAACTAATGTAAAATTTTTTTAACTGTGTTTCCTTCTTCCTTTGAATAATTTTCCACCCAAAATCATATTCTTGCTCTGTACGTTCTTTTAGTACTTTTTATTTCCTTACTTTGCCTTTAAATAACTTAGTCTTCCATATGAGCTTTAAAACTAATAGACACCACATTGAGTCATTTTAAACATATAACTATTCTGAGCTATCACGGTGCATGATCACATAATGTACTTTAGTGTGCAGGATCTCTGCAGCTCTGCAAATGTTCAGTGATTCAAGTGCAAATTAATGGTGTCCGTGGTTTAAAGTAATATAAAGAATCCGTAGGTACACGGATGGAGTGAGCATATGATGAAAGACACTCAGCATTGTGGCAGGAGTGCACACACTGTCCAATGAGTCTCCCCTATACATCCATCATGTTGCTTTTGTCATCTCACTGACAATCTTATTGCCCCCTGCCAGAGAGATCACATGTGATGGAAGTAGCGGAGCGACCTGTTGGAGCCGTCGTTTCTCAAGATGTGCTCGAAGCATGTCTCCGCAGCAGGGCCGCGTGTCTCGTCAGAGCTAGATTACAGAGtcgacaataaataaataaatagaaatctaGCATTTGACTAAAAGGTGGGCAAGCCATGCATGACAAGCTACAAAATGAAGATAGACTGGTagagaaaataaaatacaactaTTCCGTGTAAGATATAAATCTAGGTCAGTGCTTTTGACGGCGTCAGAAAATAGCA from Syngnathus scovelli strain Florida chromosome 8, RoL_Ssco_1.2, whole genome shotgun sequence includes these protein-coding regions:
- the LOC125973679 gene encoding dehydrogenase/reductase SDR family member on chromosome X isoform X2, whose translation is MPRQDGKVAIVTGGGRGIGYEVARHMSKLGVHVIIACRDEQQGLASIRRIHKEYNEAKVEFKKLDLASLQSIRQFVQSFKEHDLPLNILVNNAGVMLVPESCTENGFEVHFGVNYLGHFLLTLLLLDTLKLSGKSDNFSRVVNVSSSAHRNGEIRLDDLNSRQCYSAHAAYCQSKLAQLLFSSHLHRELEQGGFPVSSCAVDPGVVATSLYRHLWTPLRLAHGVVARLLFRTPTEGAATVLYAALSPALEGECGGGYWANGRRDVTTPLTFDPRIQQLLWETSHNFLVPQ
- the LOC125973679 gene encoding dehydrogenase/reductase SDR family member on chromosome X isoform X1 translates to MISSIIFRLVSAIKLYLLGLKVLVIQLFTKRFKLPVMPRQDGKVAIVTGGGRGIGYEVARHMSKLGVHVIIACRDEQQGLASIRRIHKEYNEAKVEFKKLDLASLQSIRQFVQSFKEHDLPLNILVNNAGVMLVPESCTENGFEVHFGVNYLGHFLLTLLLLDTLKLSGKSDNFSRVVNVSSSAHRNGEIRLDDLNSRQCYSAHAAYCQSKLAQLLFSSHLHRELEQGGFPVSSCAVDPGVVATSLYRHLWTPLRLAHGVVARLLFRTPTEGAATVLYAALSPALEGECGGGYWANGRRDVTTPLTFDPRIQQLLWETSHNFLVPQ